The Halomicronema hongdechloris C2206 genome includes a window with the following:
- the alr gene encoding alanine racemase — protein MLSWDKTPSLAPMRCCRAWVEINLTALAHNVRQLRQWLMPTTELMAVVKADAYGHGAVTIARHALKAGAHWCGVATVPEGIELRQAGIQAPILLMGAVHSLEEVRAIAQWQLQPTLVAPKQALVFSETLGRLDHPLPVHLKLDTGMSRLGHPWQQAVEFVQFVQQLPGLAIASVYSHLATADDPDTTVLQQQHHRFQTAIEALTQHQLRPPQLHLANSAATLGDTALHYDMVRVGLALYGLYPAPHLRSTISLHPVMQVKARITHIKEIAAGTGVSYGHQFVAPQPMRIAVVGIGYADGVPRALSNHMAVLVQGQQVRQVGAITMDQLMLDVTHLPGLQEGDIVTLLGHQGRHCITADDWANLSGTISWEILCGFKHRLPRVALEQPLTALATSRGS, from the coding sequence ATGTTGAGTTGGGATAAAACCCCGAGTCTGGCCCCGATGCGGTGTTGTCGGGCTTGGGTTGAGATCAATTTGACCGCCTTGGCGCACAATGTGCGGCAACTGCGGCAGTGGCTGATGCCAACGACGGAGTTGATGGCGGTGGTGAAGGCCGATGCCTACGGCCATGGCGCCGTGACCATTGCCCGCCATGCCCTGAAGGCCGGAGCCCACTGGTGTGGGGTGGCCACGGTGCCAGAGGGGATTGAACTGCGGCAAGCCGGAATTCAGGCCCCCATTTTGCTCATGGGGGCGGTGCATAGTCTGGAAGAGGTGCGTGCGATCGCACAGTGGCAGCTCCAGCCCACCCTGGTCGCCCCCAAACAAGCCCTGGTCTTCTCAGAGACCCTGGGGCGCCTGGACCATCCCCTACCAGTGCACCTAAAGCTCGACACCGGCATGTCTCGCCTGGGCCACCCCTGGCAGCAGGCAGTGGAATTCGTGCAATTCGTCCAGCAGTTGCCGGGCCTGGCCATCGCCAGCGTCTATTCCCATTTGGCTACCGCCGACGATCCTGATACCACCGTGCTACAGCAACAGCACCATCGCTTTCAGACCGCCATTGAGGCGTTAACTCAGCATCAGTTGCGCCCTCCCCAGCTGCATCTGGCCAACTCCGCCGCCACCTTGGGCGATACCGCCCTGCACTACGACATGGTGCGGGTCGGCCTGGCCCTCTATGGCCTCTACCCCGCCCCCCACTTACGCTCGACAATCTCTCTCCATCCCGTCATGCAGGTGAAAGCTCGCATCACCCACATCAAGGAGATCGCCGCCGGTACTGGCGTCAGCTACGGCCATCAGTTCGTAGCTCCGCAGCCAATGCGCATTGCCGTGGTCGGTATCGGCTATGCCGACGGGGTGCCCCGGGCCTTGTCTAACCACATGGCGGTGCTGGTCCAGGGGCAGCAAGTGCGCCAGGTCGGCGCCATCACCATGGACCAGTTGATGCTGGATGTCACCCATCTACCTGGTTTGCAGGAAGGGGATATTGTCACCCTGTTGGGCCACCAGGGCCGTCACTGTATCACCGCCGATGATTGGGCTAACCTCAGCGGCACCATTTCCTGGGAAATTCTCTGCGGCTTCAAACACCGACTGCCGCGGGTAGCCCTGGAGCAACCCCTCACCGCGTTGGCCACCAGCCGAGGCAGCTAG
- a CDS encoding HNH endonuclease, which produces MSKVLVLNASYEPLNITSWRRAIVLVIKGKAEQVEHNGKLIYAELSLPTVIRLRQYVRVPYKEIPLTRRNLLQRDNHTCQYCGYAGDGLTLDHVVPRSRGGGDTWDNMVTACVRCNVRKGNRTPREASMPLRNPPRKPHSSLYFEVARQIRSGTHQEWKKYVIGV; this is translated from the coding sequence ATGAGTAAGGTTCTGGTGCTCAATGCCTCCTATGAACCGCTCAACATAACAAGCTGGCGTCGAGCGATTGTCTTAGTCATTAAGGGCAAGGCTGAACAGGTTGAGCACAACGGCAAATTAATCTACGCTGAATTGTCACTGCCGACGGTGATACGGCTTAGACAATATGTGCGAGTGCCCTACAAAGAGATTCCTCTGACCCGACGCAACCTACTCCAGCGGGATAACCATACCTGTCAATACTGTGGCTATGCCGGTGACGGCCTCACCCTAGACCACGTCGTGCCTCGCTCTCGCGGCGGTGGTGATACTTGGGACAATATGGTGACTGCCTGTGTCCGCTGCAATGTGCGCAAAGGCAACCGCACCCCCCGGGAAGCCAGCATGCCCCTGCGCAATCCTCCCCGCAAGCCCCACAGCAGTCTCTACTTCGAAGTGGCTCGACAGATTCGCAGTGGCACTCACCAGGAATGGAAGAAATACGTCATCGGTGTCTAA